GACGGAAGCCGTGTCGGGTGAGACGGTCACGCAGCCTCCGGAGCCGGCGCTGCACGTCACGCCGGCGGTCGTGGATCGATTCGCCGAGCTCACGGGTGACCGAAGCTCGTTACACATGGATCCCGCCTTCGCCCAGCGATCCATGTACCGGCAGAGGGTAGCCCACGGCATGTTGCCGGTCGTCTGTGCTGCCATGCTGTTCCCGCCGTCCGGGCGCGTGTCCGGATCGATCACGAAAATTGCGGCCCGGTTTCTCAAGCCGGTCTATGTGGGCGATTGGCTGGTGATCGACGCCAGGGCCGTCGGGCCGTCCGGAGCGGAGCCCTCCACCGAAATCGAATACGCCATCAAGAACCGGGACTCCGGCGCGGTGGTCACGACGGTCCAGGTCGTGTGTGGCGCGACGAAGAGAGCGGAGAAGGATTTCCGGACACCGCAGGCCGGCCGTGAGTCGACGGCCGGGCCGTTGCCGAGCAGCCCTCTCACGGAGCAGGAATGGCAATTCGACGGGATTGAGAAAGGGCAGCAGGCGGGCCTCGAGTTCCGGGTCACGGCGGAGAGCCTGGAGCTCTTTCGCCGGCTCCTGCTGGAGGGGCGGGAAGGCGGACAGAGCCCTGATGATCTGCGCGGGATCGGGGCGCCGGACGTGCTGGCCGCGTCGCTGGTCTCGACCTTCGCCGGCATGTGCCTTCCCGGAAAATATGCCACGCTGACGGATTTCGTGATCACCTTTGCGGAGCCCATACGGCTCGGCGTCTCCTATAAGCTAACGGGGACGGTGGAGCACAAGTCTCAATCCACGGGCAGCGTGACGGAAGGGCTTGCGATCCGTGAAGTCGGGGGAGGGAGCCGCCTCGTCGCCACCGGCAAAGCCGGCGTCCGGGTGAACGAGCCGCCGGTCCGGGGGCCGGCCGTCTCCGCGCTCCGCGACCTGGATCTGCAGCTCAAGGACAAGGTCGTCGTCGTCACGGGCGGCAGCCGCGGGATCGGCGCGACGACCGCCAAGCTCCTGGCCCTGCATGGAGCGCGAGTCGTCGTCAATTACCTGCAGGCCGGCAGGGAAGCGGAGGCCGTCGTCGCCGAGATCGCCGAGGCGGGGGGAAGCGCCTTCGCCGCGCAGGCCGACGTGTCCGACCGGGCACAGGTCCGGCGCATGATTGCGGCCGCCTGCGAGCGGTACCGGACGGTGGATGTCCTGGTCAACAACGCCACGGCGGATTTTTACCCCGTACCGTTCATGGAGCTGACCTGGGACCGCCTGCAGCGCGATCTCGACGTGACCCTGAAGGGGGCCTTCAACTGCTGCCAGGAGGTCATCCCGACGATGATGAAGAACGGCGGCGGCAAAATCATCAATCTCTCAACCGTGGCGACCGACGATCCGCCTCCCAACCAGTCCAAGTACGTGGTGGCCAAGAGCGCGCTCATGGGGCTGACGCGGAGTCTCGCCGTGGAGCTGGCGGCGCACAACATCCAGGTCAACATGGTGGCGGCCAGCCTGGTGGAGACCGACCTGGTCAAGCATCTGCCCAAGATTTTCGTGAAAGGCATGCAGAACGATACCCCCATGAAGCGCAATGCCACGACGACCGATGTCGCCAAGGCCGTGGTGTTTCTCGCCTCGGCCCTGTCCTCGTTCACGACCGGCCAGCGCCTCATGGTGACCGGCGGCAACCCGCCGTTCGTCTAGCCGCCCTGGCTGAGGGATCCCGCAAGGCGACGAATTACAACCGGATCGTTGAGAAGCAGGAGGGTTATGCCAGGATTTGAAATCATCGGGGATGAGGAGCGACAGGCGGTCAACGAGGTCTTCGAGCGGAGCGCGGTCCTGCTCCGGTTCGGCTTCGACGAGGCGCGCCGCCAGGTCTTCAAGGTCAAGGAGTTCGAAACGGCGTTCGCGACGAGGCTGGGGGTCCGCCGTGCCCAGGCCGTCACGTCCGGCACGGCCGCCGTCAAGGTGGGGTTGAAGGCGCTGGGCGTCCGGCCAGGGGACGAGGTCGTCACCCAGTGTTTCACGTTCGTGGCCACGGCGGAGGCGATCCTCGAGTGCGGGGCGGTGCCGGTCTTTACGGAAGTCAATCGCACCTTGAATATGGACCCCGAGGACCTGGCCCGGAAGATCACGCCGAAGACGAAGGCGATCATCCCGGTGCACATGCTGGGCGCCGCCGCGCCGATGGCGGAGCTCCTCGAGATCGCCGACCGGCATGGCATTCCGGTGCTCGAGGATGCCGCCCAGGCCTGCGGCGGGCAATACCGGGGCCGTCCCCTGGGAAGCTGGGGGCGCGCGGGGGCGTTCAGCTTCGACTTCGGCAAGGCCCTCACGACCGGCGAAGGCGGCATGGTCGTGACCGACCGGGAGCCGGTCTATTCGAGCGCCCGCGCGTACTCGGACCACGGGCACGAGAGCAATCCGGCCGTGCCCCGCGGCGAGGACACGCGCTCCGCGCCGGGATTCAACTACCGCATGATGGAGCTGCAGGGGGCAATCGGCCTGGTCCAGCTCGCGAAGCTCGACGGCGCGGTGAAGCGGCAACGGGAGAACAAGGCCAGGATCAAGCAGGCGCTCCAGGGGATCACCGCCGTCCGGTTCCGGGAGTTCGCGGACGAGGAAGGGGAGACCGGGGACACGCTCGTCTTGTTCCTCGACGATCCCAAAGCGGCGTCCCGGGCGGCTCGGGATCTGCTCGCCGAGGGCGTGCGCTTCCGCATCCTGCCCGAGGCGCTGACTTGGCATTTTGCCGGGACCTGGGAGCACATGCTGCCGGGGCTCGAGCGCTACCGGGGCAAGGCCATCGCGCGCGAATGGCCCCTGTCGGAGGCCTTGCTCCGGTGCGCCATCGCCATCCCGATCTTCATCAAGATGGATGACGCGAAGCTCCAATGGACGATCGATCGGTTGGTGAAAGTGCTGCGGCAATGCTGAGCCGCGGCCTCGTCCCTGCCTGGCCGGCGGCAGGCCGGCGGAAGGGACGACAGACGATCCGGCAGCGGGAGGGGCGACGTTGAGCACACGGTTGGAATCGGTCCTGGTGTCTCCCGACGCGACGATCAGGCAGGCGCTGTCGGTCATCGATACGGGCGGCCTGGGCGTGGCGCTGGTCGTGAACGGCCGGCGGCAGTTGTTGGGTCTGGTCACGGACGGAGATTTGCGACGGGCCATGTTGGACGGGCACGGCCTGGAGGCGGAGGTCCGCCTGGTGATGAACCCGGAACCGATGACCGCATCGAAGGCCACGCCCCGCGAACAGGTGTTCGGCCTGATGAACGTGAAGATCCGGCATATTCCCGTCCTGGACGAGGACCGGCGGGTCTGCGACCTGGTGTGTTTCGTCGAACTGTCCAGGAAGATCCCCTGGGCGATCCCCTACATCGGCGAGGAGGAGCAGAACGAGGTCGCGGACACGGTCCGTTCCGCCTGGGTGACCATGGGTCCGAAAGTCGCCAGGCTGGAGCGGGAGATGGCCGCGTACGTTGGAGTGAAGTATGCGGTGGCGGTCTCCAGCGGCACGGCGGCGCTGGATGTGGCCCTCAAGGTGTTGCACATTGGGCCGGGCGACGAGGTGATCGTGCCGGCGCTCACGTATATCGCGACGGCGAACGCCGTGCTCTACCAGCACGCCACGCCGGTGCTGGCCGACGTGGACCCGACGACGTTCAACCTGGACCCGGAGGATGTCAGGCGGCGCATTACGCCGCGGACCAAGTGCATCATGCCGATCGATTATGGCGGCCAGTCCGCCGACTATGACGCGCTGGGCCGGATCGCGCGCGAGCACGGACTCGCGCTTGTCGAGGACGGCGCGCAGTCGCTCGGGGGGGAGTACAAGGGGCGGCGGTTATGCTCCTTCGGCGTCATGAGCACGGTGAGCTTCCATGCCGCCAAGGTGATCACCTCGGTGGAAGGCGGCATGGTCCTCACAGACGACGAGAAGCTGGCCGACCTCGCCCGGGTTCTCCGCAACCAGGGCGAGGATCCGGTGAACAAGTACCATCATGCCGTGCTCGGACACAACTATCGCATGACCGACCTTCATGCGGCCGTCGGCCTGGCGCAGTTCCGGCGGCTCAACGAGGTGCTCCGGCGGCGCGCCGAGATCGCCGACTTCTACACCAAACGGCTGACCGGGCTGGAG
This genomic stretch from Nitrospirota bacterium harbors:
- a CDS encoding DegT/DnrJ/EryC1/StrS family aminotransferase produces the protein MPGFEIIGDEERQAVNEVFERSAVLLRFGFDEARRQVFKVKEFETAFATRLGVRRAQAVTSGTAAVKVGLKALGVRPGDEVVTQCFTFVATAEAILECGAVPVFTEVNRTLNMDPEDLARKITPKTKAIIPVHMLGAAAPMAELLEIADRHGIPVLEDAAQACGGQYRGRPLGSWGRAGAFSFDFGKALTTGEGGMVVTDREPVYSSARAYSDHGHESNPAVPRGEDTRSAPGFNYRMMELQGAIGLVQLAKLDGAVKRQRENKARIKQALQGITAVRFREFADEEGETGDTLVLFLDDPKAASRAARDLLAEGVRFRILPEALTWHFAGTWEHMLPGLERYRGKAIAREWPLSEALLRCAIAIPIFIKMDDAKLQWTIDRLVKVLRQC
- a CDS encoding SDR family oxidoreductase, producing the protein MPSRTEAVSGETVTQPPEPALHVTPAVVDRFAELTGDRSSLHMDPAFAQRSMYRQRVAHGMLPVVCAAMLFPPSGRVSGSITKIAARFLKPVYVGDWLVIDARAVGPSGAEPSTEIEYAIKNRDSGAVVTTVQVVCGATKRAEKDFRTPQAGRESTAGPLPSSPLTEQEWQFDGIEKGQQAGLEFRVTAESLELFRRLLLEGREGGQSPDDLRGIGAPDVLAASLVSTFAGMCLPGKYATLTDFVITFAEPIRLGVSYKLTGTVEHKSQSTGSVTEGLAIREVGGGSRLVATGKAGVRVNEPPVRGPAVSALRDLDLQLKDKVVVVTGGSRGIGATTAKLLALHGARVVVNYLQAGREAEAVVAEIAEAGGSAFAAQADVSDRAQVRRMIAAACERYRTVDVLVNNATADFYPVPFMELTWDRLQRDLDVTLKGAFNCCQEVIPTMMKNGGGKIINLSTVATDDPPPNQSKYVVAKSALMGLTRSLAVELAAHNIQVNMVAASLVETDLVKHLPKIFVKGMQNDTPMKRNATTTDVAKAVVFLASALSSFTTGQRLMVTGGNPPFV
- a CDS encoding aminotransferase class I/II-fold pyridoxal phosphate-dependent enzyme yields the protein MSTRLESVLVSPDATIRQALSVIDTGGLGVALVVNGRRQLLGLVTDGDLRRAMLDGHGLEAEVRLVMNPEPMTASKATPREQVFGLMNVKIRHIPVLDEDRRVCDLVCFVELSRKIPWAIPYIGEEEQNEVADTVRSAWVTMGPKVARLEREMAAYVGVKYAVAVSSGTAALDVALKVLHIGPGDEVIVPALTYIATANAVLYQHATPVLADVDPTTFNLDPEDVRRRITPRTKCIMPIDYGGQSADYDALGRIAREHGLALVEDGAQSLGGEYKGRRLCSFGVMSTVSFHAAKVITSVEGGMVLTDDEKLADLARVLRNQGEDPVNKYHHAVLGHNYRMTDLHAAVGLAQFRRLNEVLRRRAEIADFYTKRLTGLEGKLTLPAVAPERRHAWFFYPVLLHNRDEVVGYLKEKGIDTRIAWPLPIHKQPLYRSFFEGARFPVAERLADSVLNLPLYYEMSEEEAQYVVMHLKDAVTRAGKTAR